In Fibrobacter sp. UWP2, the sequence CACGCCGGGGATGCCCACTGCGTTGATTTTTTGATTCAAGAAGGTGAGCGTATCGACCGCGCCCTCGCACAGGTAAACCCAGCCGACCTTCTGGTCGAGTGCCGAGAGGTTGTAGGGGTACGGGACCGAGCCCGTCAAGTTGAGTTCCTTGGGCACCACCGTCTTGTCGATGGCGCGCGCCTGAAAATAGAAGGCTCGGCGTCCCTCATCCAGGTACGGGAAAATGAGCGGGTGCTTGTAATACTTGAGGTTCCCCTTTTCGCTAAAGAGGCCAACGTGCTTGAGAATCTCTAGCGGATACGTTTCCTTGAGCCGCCGGTTCAGTTCCCCGTAGTCCACGATGGTGCGCAACAGCATCTTGTCCCACACCGGCTTATAAATGCGGCGGCGCGCAAGCCAGGCGGCGGCGGGAGTGTCGTCGACCGGCGAGAGCATCTTGAGAAAATTGAGAATGAGTTTTTTGCGGTCGTCCTCCGGGATGAGCTCCTTCTTTGGGGACGGTTCGGGAACAGCAGCGACAGAAACCTTGGCGGTCGCCATTTTCGTGACAGCTGCCTTGCCACCGCCGGGGAGCAGGAACGGGTATGTTTCCACCAGCCAGTCCAGGGCCTCGGTAAAGCTGCAGTTCTTCACAATCTGCACCAGCGAAATCACGTCGCCGCGAACGTCGTCGCAGACCCAGCAACGAAAGCTCCCGCGCTCCTCCGAAATAGAGACCGAGGGCGTGCGGTCGCCGTGCACATGCCGCTGCGGGTAAAAGCAACGGCAGCGCCCACGAACCACCTCGACTCCGAGGGCTTGCGCCACGGCGGTAATCGAGAGCGACGCCTTGAATTGTTTGAGTTCTTCGCTGGTCATAACAATTAATCCCCACTAAATATATAAACTATATTTTTGTCATGGATTTACGCGAAAACGAAATGATGAGCGCCCATACTTCCCTCAAAGTGGGAGGCCCGTCACGTTTTTTTGCAAAAGCAGAATCCACAGCTGACCTCGCCGAAGCCAGGCGCTTTGCCCAGGAGCAAAAAATCCCCTGTTTTGTCGTTGGCAAGGGGACCAATTTACTGGTCAGCGACAAGGGGTTTCGGGGGCTTATCGTCCAGCTGGGCAGGGCCTACTCTAACCTGGAGAACCTCGAGGGCGCAAAGATCCGCGTCGGGGCGGCAACGCCACTGGCACGCCTCGCCCGCGAAACCATTAACCAGGGGTTCGCCGGCATGCACAAGCTCGCGGGCATCCCCGGGAGTCTCGGCGGCGCCATCTACATGAACGCGGGCGCCTACGGGCAAGAGATTTCGCAGACCTGCATCGAGGTCGAATCGGTCGACAGCGAAGGGATCGTTCGCACAAGGGCCGTCGCCGATTGCGACTTTGGCTACCGCCATAGCATTTTCCAGGAACTCGCCGCCGCGGGCAAGGGCGAAACCATTACCGCAGCCACGTTCCAGCTAACAGAAGCCAGCACCATGGGCAAATCTAGTGCCGACCTCGAAAGCGAAATGCAGGAGTGCATGGCAAAACGCAAGGCGAGCCAGCCGCTCAACATGCCGAACGCGGGTTCCACCTTCAAACGCCTTTCTGCAGGTGCCACCGAAACACCCACGCAAGTCGCACCCGGCTACTACATCGAGCAGGCGGGTTTAAAAGGTTACCGCATCGGAGGTGCCGAGGTCAGCACGCTGCATGCGAACTTCATTGTGAACGCAAGCGGCGCCACGGCAAAAGACATCAAGGAACTAAGCGAATTCGTTCAGGCAAAAGTCGCCGAAAAATTCGGCATCGAATTAAAACGCGAAATAATTCTGCTAGGCGAATTTTAAAACGAATGTGGGATGAGCTATCTCATTTGTCATTTTTTCCCGGTACCGGATCGTAGCGGTTCAGAATCCGCGTAATCATGGCATATACAACGCCGCCCATAAGTCCACCCGTCAAGTCGGCAACCAAGTCCAACACACTGCTGTCGCGGGTCTCCACAAAACTCTGGTGGAACTCATCGGTGCACCCGTAAGCGAGGGCGAGCCCCCCTACAATCAACACACGCAGCCACTGCCGCTTGGACCATTCGTTACGGGTCCAAATCATGGCGTAGCATCCGGCAAGCGTCGCGTATTCGCAAAAGTGCGCCAGCTTGTCCCAAACGTGAGGGAGGTCCTCCAGCTGTTCCACGGTCAGCGAGGAAATCTTGAAGATAATCGCCATGCAAAGAATGCAGGGCACGGCGCGGAAGAACGGATACTTTTGAAAAAGCGATTCAAACATCTTGGATGCAAATGTAGAAAATCGCGCCTCCTTTTTCTACATTTTACGCTATGAAAGCGATTACCCTGAAGGCCGGACGCGAGAAGTCCGCATTGCGTTACCATCCATGGATCTTTAGCGGCGCCGTCGACGAAGTTGTCGGCGACCCGGAACTTGGCGACACCGTCGAGGTGTACAGTTACCACAGCGACTTTTTGGGCCTTGCCGCCTACTCGCCCAAGTCCCAGATACGCGGGCGTTTTTGGACGTTCGGCGAGAAGGCAAATATTGACCGAGAATTCTTCAGCAATATTTTGGACCGCGCCATCGCAGCACGCAAGAGCCGCGGCTTCGACATCGCCGACAAGGAATCCGCCTTCCGCCTGATTAACGCCGAGAACGACGGCATCCCGGGCTGCATCATCGACAAGTACGGCGAAATCTACTCCGTCGAAATCCTTGCCGCGGGCGCCGAACTCCACCGCAAGGACATCTACGAATTGCTAGCCGAAAAGACCGGCTGCCGCGGCATCTACGAGCGCTGCGATTCCGACGTGCGCAAAAAGGAAGGGCTTCCGCTCCGCACGGGGACGGTCTTTGGCGAAGTGAGCGACGAGCCCGTGATTATCAACGAGAACGGCATCCTCTTCCCCATCGACGTGAAGAACGGCCACAAGACCGGCTACTACCTGGACCAGCGCGACGCCCGACGCCGCGTAGGAGAGCTCGCCAAGGGCAAAAAAGTTTTGAACTGCTTCTGCTACACGGGCGGCTTCGGCCTTTACGCCCTCCGCGGAGGCTGCGACCACGTTTACCAGGTGGACGTTTCCAAGGACGCGTTGAAGCTGGCGAAAGACGGCATCATGCGGAACAAACTCGCCACCGCAAAGGCGACCCACGTGGAAGCCGACGTGTTCCAGTACCTGCGCAAGTGCCGCGACAAGGCGGAAACATTCGACTTCATCGTGCTGGACCCGCCCAAGTTCGTCGAGAGCAAGGACAACCTGCAAAAGGGCGCCCGCGGCTACAAGGACATTAATTTACTTGCAATGAAACTCCTCGCCGAAGGCGGCATGCTCGCCACCTTCAGCTGCTCGGGCCTCATGGAAATGGATTTGTTCCAAAAGATTATCGCCGATGCCGCCGCCGATGCGCACCGCCATATGCAGATTATCGAACGCTTCGGACAGCCCGCCGACCACCCCGTGAATACAGCCTTCCCCGAAGGCCAGTACCTCAAGGGACTCTTGGTGCAAGTCTTTTAATTACCGCCCGCGGCCCTTGAGGTCGAACCGGCGCACTCCCGCGAACTCGTTGCCGAATTCCACAGTCCACTTGCCGTTTTTCATATAAACTCGTGAACTGTACGGAGCGACCGTCGCATTCAAGTGCGGCACAAAAATCGCCGTCGTCGACGAATCCTTCACAGTCGTGTCTTTCGCGGTCGTGTCCTTCGTCGGGACTTCATCGCCGAGCGAAAGCAAGCGCCACATCTGATTCCATTCCCAATCGTCGGCCCAGCTCTGCACCACGCGTTCGCCGTCTGTTGTCGAACGCAGGTACATGTTGCTGTGCTGCATCTTCATGCGCACTACGGAACCCTCGTACCCGGACTGTTTTTCCATCACCACCTTCTGGTGGGCGCCTCCATTCCAATTATAAAGTCCCATGGTCACGCCGGCGTCCGTCTTCTCGTTCGGGACTTCCACCACCACGTCGCCGAAGTTGATGCGGTAGGTGCTCGAAGAAATCGGAGTGATGGTTGCGACCGCGTTGTCGCCTGCACAGTCGCCCAGCGCAAGTGCGCCTTCATTATTTACCATGCAGGTGCCGAAGTTCATGTTCAAGATGCGCACCGTGTCGGGCTTTGCGGGCTTCGCCTGCCACACACGCACCCAGTCCGCCTCGAAATACGCCGGCTTGTCCGCGGTGATATCAATGTCGTCGCCCGCCCAGCCGCCAATGGCGAGGTTCACGATAATGTACTGCGCCGCGAGCTGCTTGATTTCGGTCGGGCGGCTGTAGCTTGCAAACTTCTTGTCGTCAAAATAGAAGCTGAGCGTCGTCTCGTCCCACTCCACACCGTAGTTGTGAAAGCCCGCCGAGCGGTCCACGTCATCGTCCTTATGCCCGCCGAAGGACGCCTCGTGGTCCCACGCCGAGCCGTGACTGCTGTACCAGCTCGGGTCCGTGTAGTGCAGGTAGTAATGGTGCTGCTTTCGGCTCGCGGGAATCTCGAGGATGTCGATTTCCGGAGGCCACCCGTCCTGGAGAGTCCAGAACGCGGGCCACGTACCCTTCTGTGACGGAGCCTTGAAGCGCCCTTCGATGTAGCCGTACTTCACCTCGAAATGGCCCTTGGTGTCAATCGCCCCAGAAGTGTAATCTACGGGAATTTCCTTGCCGTTGAACTTCGCCGTCCGCCCGCTCGCGTCGGGGTGCGTCTTCTTTTCGCCCTTGAGCTT encodes:
- a CDS encoding toprim domain-containing protein codes for the protein MTSEELKQFKASLSITAVAQALGVEVVRGRCRCFYPQRHVHGDRTPSVSISEERGSFRCWVCDDVRGDVISLVQIVKNCSFTEALDWLVETYPFLLPGGGKAAVTKMATAKVSVAAVPEPSPKKELIPEDDRKKLILNFLKMLSPVDDTPAAAWLARRRIYKPVWDKMLLRTIVDYGELNRRLKETYPLEILKHVGLFSEKGNLKYYKHPLIFPYLDEGRRAFYFQARAIDKTVVPKELNLTGSVPYPYNLSALDQKVGWVYLCEGAVDTLTFLNQKINAVGIPGVSSFKVEWLPLFKNKSVVLCLDKDDAGRRGTEYLQTVFGQAGIRTIVLGEGMENIKGVISEGQDINEWFGGKK
- a CDS encoding class I SAM-dependent rRNA methyltransferase is translated as MKAITLKAGREKSALRYHPWIFSGAVDEVVGDPELGDTVEVYSYHSDFLGLAAYSPKSQIRGRFWTFGEKANIDREFFSNILDRAIAARKSRGFDIADKESAFRLINAENDGIPGCIIDKYGEIYSVEILAAGAELHRKDIYELLAEKTGCRGIYERCDSDVRKKEGLPLRTGTVFGEVSDEPVIINENGILFPIDVKNGHKTGYYLDQRDARRRVGELAKGKKVLNCFCYTGGFGLYALRGGCDHVYQVDVSKDALKLAKDGIMRNKLATAKATHVEADVFQYLRKCRDKAETFDFIVLDPPKFVESKDNLQKGARGYKDINLLAMKLLAEGGMLATFSCSGLMEMDLFQKIIADAAADAHRHMQIIERFGQPADHPVNTAFPEGQYLKGLLVQVF
- a CDS encoding family 16 glycosylhydrolase, whose product is MKRKILVLAGVAAVSLAFADPPANFSGWDKVFEDNFDGTSLDKKKWNSTYNWGPTHNHRAYCAEENVIVSDGTLKLKGEKKTHPDASGRTAKFNGKEIPVDYTSGAIDTKGHFEVKYGYIEGRFKAPSQKGTWPAFWTLQDGWPPEIDILEIPASRKQHHYYLHYTDPSWYSSHGSAWDHEASFGGHKDDDVDRSAGFHNYGVEWDETTLSFYFDDKKFASYSRPTEIKQLAAQYIIVNLAIGGWAGDDIDITADKPAYFEADWVRVWQAKPAKPDTVRILNMNFGTCMVNNEGALALGDCAGDNAVATITPISSSTYRINFGDVVVEVPNEKTDAGVTMGLYNWNGGAHQKVVMEKQSGYEGSVVRMKMQHSNMYLRSTTDGERVVQSWADDWEWNQMWRLLSLGDEVPTKDTTAKDTTVKDSSTTAIFVPHLNATVAPYSSRVYMKNGKWTVEFGNEFAGVRRFDLKGRGR
- a CDS encoding VanZ family protein; amino-acid sequence: MFESLFQKYPFFRAVPCILCMAIIFKISSLTVEQLEDLPHVWDKLAHFCEYATLAGCYAMIWTRNEWSKRQWLRVLIVGGLALAYGCTDEFHQSFVETRDSSVLDLVADLTGGLMGGVVYAMITRILNRYDPVPGKNDK
- the murB gene encoding UDP-N-acetylmuramate dehydrogenase, which codes for MDLRENEMMSAHTSLKVGGPSRFFAKAESTADLAEARRFAQEQKIPCFVVGKGTNLLVSDKGFRGLIVQLGRAYSNLENLEGAKIRVGAATPLARLARETINQGFAGMHKLAGIPGSLGGAIYMNAGAYGQEISQTCIEVESVDSEGIVRTRAVADCDFGYRHSIFQELAAAGKGETITAATFQLTEASTMGKSSADLESEMQECMAKRKASQPLNMPNAGSTFKRLSAGATETPTQVAPGYYIEQAGLKGYRIGGAEVSTLHANFIVNASGATAKDIKELSEFVQAKVAEKFGIELKREIILLGEF